Proteins co-encoded in one Vidua macroura isolate BioBank_ID:100142 chromosome 13, ASM2450914v1, whole genome shotgun sequence genomic window:
- the WNT7A gene encoding protein Wnt-7a → MNRKTRRWIFHIFLSLGIVYIKIGGFSSVVALGASIICNKIPGLAPRQRAICQSRPDAIIVIGEGSQMGINECQFQFRNGRWNCSALGERTVFGKELKVGSREAAFTYAIIAAGVAHAITAACTQGNLSDCGCDKEKQGQYHKEEGWKWGGCSADIRYGIGFAKVFVDAREIKQNARTLMNLHNNEAGRKILEENMKLECKCHGVSGSCTTKTCWTTLPKFRELGYILKDKYNEAVQVEPVRASRNKRPTFLKIKKPLSYRKPMDTDLVYIEKSPNYCEEDPVTGSVGTQGRMCNKTAQQPNGCDLMCCGRGYNTHQYSRVWQCNCKFHWCCYVKCNTCSERTEVYTCK, encoded by the exons ATGAACAGGAAAACAAGGCGCTGGATCTTCCACATCTTCCTGAGCCTGGGGATTGTGTATATCAAGATCGG GGGTTTCTCCTCTGTGGTGGCCCTGGGAGCCAGCATCATCTGTAACAAGATCCCCGGGCTCGCCCCCCGGCAGCGGGCGATCTGCCAGAGCAGGCCCGACGCGATCATTGTCATCGGGGAAGGGTCCCAGATGGGCATCAACGAGTGCCAGTTCCAGTTCCGCAACGGGCGCTGGAATTGCTCGGCCCTGGGCGAGCGGACGGTCTTCGGCAAGGAGCTCAAAGTGG ggagcagggaggccGCCTTCACCTACGCCATCATCGCGGCTGGCGTGGCCCATGCCATCACGGCGGCCTGCACGCAGGGCAACCTCAGCGACTGCGGCTGCGACAAGGAGAAGCAGGGCCAGTACCACAAGGAGGAGGGCTGGAAATGGGGCGGCTGCTCCGCCGACATCCGCTACGGCATTGGCTTCGCCAAGGTCTTCGTGGACGCCCGGGAGATCAAGCAGAATGCCAGGACGCTCATGAACCTGCACAACAACGAGGCCGGGCGCAAG ATCCTGGAGGAAAACATGAAGTTAGAGTGCAAGTGCCACGGGGTCTCGGGGTCCTGCACCACTAAAACCTGCTGGACAACGCTGCCCAAGTTCCGGGAGCTGGGCTACATCCTCAAGGACAAGTACAACGAGGCCGTGCAGGTGGAGCCTGTCAGGGCCAGCCGCAACAAGCGCCCCACCTTCCTCAAGATCAAGAAGCCCCTTTCCTACCGCAAACCCATGGACACAGACCTGGTGTACATCGAGAAATCCCCCAACTACTGCGAGGAGGACCCAGTGACGGGCAGCGTGGGCACGCAGGGCAGGATGTGCAACAAGACGGCGCAGCAACCCAACGGCTGTGACCTGATGTGCTGCGGCCGTGGCTACAACACCCACCAGTACTCCAGGGTGTGGCAGTGCAACTGCAAGTTCCACTGGTGCTGCTATGTGAAATGCAACACGTGCAGCGAGAGGACAGAGGTGTACACCTGTAAGTGA